The following DNA comes from Pseudomonas triticicola.
ATGGCGCAGCGTCTGCGAGAGACGGTCGGTTAAGTTTTCAAACATTGCGCGATCCTTTCAGGCCCTGTACGAACCGGGATAATGGCGGCCCAGACCGGAATCAACATGTGCTCGGCGAGCCTGCGGCGTGGGCAGGTCGCGGATTATAGCGAAGACTGCGGCCGGCGGACACCTCGCCGTCAGCTTGCGGAGTCTTTCGTGCCGTGGCGGTTCTATGCCAAACTCAGCGCCTTTCGGGCTCGCCTAACAGGATTTATGCTCCCCTTGTCACCCAGTTTGCTGACCACCCTCGCCGCCGCCCTGCTCTATGCCGCTGCGACCGTCTATCAAAGCACTCGCCTGGCCACCGGCGCCAAGGCGAACAAGCGCCTGCTGGTCAGCCTCGGCGTCTTCGCCGTGCTCGCCCACGGCGCCAGTCTGCTTACACATTTATTGACCCCGATCGGTCTTGGCCTGGACTTCTTCAGTGCGTCCAGTCTGATCGCTGCTGCGGTAATCGCCCTGACCCTGCTCGCCTGTTCACGGATCCCGGTGGAAAACCTGCTGGTGCTGCTGTTCCCGCTGGGCGCGATCACGGTATTGCTGGCGCAGTTCGCGCCGACCGGCACGGTGCAGATCATCGATGAAGAGCCGGGCATCCTCGCGCACATTCTATTGTCGATCCTCGCCTACGGCATGTTCACCATCGCCGTGTTCCAGGCGTTGCTGCTGCTGGTTCAGGACCATCAGCTCAAGCACAAGCACCCGTCCGGGCTGATCAAGAACTTCCCGCCCCTGCAAACCATGGAAAGCCTGCTGTTCGGCTTTCTCTGGGCCGGCTGGACGCTGCTGTCGCTGTCGCTGATTTCCGGCTGGCTGTTCGTCGAGAACCTGTTTGCCCAGCATCTGGTGCACAAGACCCTGCTGGCCTGCCTGGCATGGATCGTCTTCAGCGTGCTGTTGTGGGGCCGCAACCGTCTGGGCTGGCGCGGCCACAAGGCGATTCGCTGGACCCTCGCCGGTTTCTGCCTGCTGATGCTGGCGTACTTCGGCAGCAAACTGGTTCGTGAATACATTCTGCACATCTGACGGGCGGCATAAATGGACGGTTTGCCCATAGGGCCGATGCTGGCGGTATTTGTCCTGCTGATTTTATGGTCAGGGCTGTTTACCGCCGTCGAAATCGCGCAGCAGCACCTGCTTGCGCAACGTATCGCCTCGCGCGCCAGCGATAAACCGCTGGCGAAGCTGAGCTTCCCGCTCGACAGCCTGATCCTCTGCAACACCCTGTGCCGCGCTCTCGCGGTGATCATCGCGACGCTGCTGGCGATTTTTCTCTGCGAAGAAAACGGCCCTTGGGCGGCGTGCCTGGGCGCCGGCGCCATCCTGTTGGTGTTCGCCGATTATTTCCCGCGCACCGTGGCGCGGCGCTATCCGGATGCCGTGCTGGCGTTCGGCAATGCCCTGCTGGTCGTGCCGATGAAAATCGTCTACCCGTTCGCGTGGCTGTTCAGCCGGGTCAGCGCTTTGCTGTTGACCCCGTTCACGCGCAAGGCTCAGGTGGTGCAACAGAGCGAGGACGAGTTGCCGGCCGATCACGATGATGATCACGAACATCCGGTCCGCGCCCACCCGGTGTCGGGCATTCATGCGCTGGACAACATCACGGTCAACGACATTCTGGTGCCGCGCAGTGACGTCGACGGCATCAACCTCGACGATTCGATCGAAGAGATCATCGAGCAACTGCGCGAGAACAAGCGCACGCGTCTGCCGGTGTTTCACAGTGACATCAATCAGGTCGAAGCGGTGCTCAACACCCGCCAGATCGGCCATTTGCTGAGCTACGGCGGATTGACCCGCGAGGCACTGCTGGCCGCCAGCTACGAGCCTTACTTCGTCCCGGAAAGCACGCCGCTGCAACTGCAACTGCTGAACTTCCACAAGCAGCAACGCCGTCTCGGCATGGTCGTGGACGAGTACGGTGAAGTGCTGGGTATCGTCACCCTTGAAGACATTCTCGAAGAAATCGTCGGCGAATTCGAAAGCGAGCACAGCCTCGACAACCCGCACATCCATCCCCAGGCCGACGGGCGTATGTTGATTGATGGCGCCGCGTCGATCCGCGACCTGAACAAGTGCCTGGGCTGGCATCTGCCGAGCGACGGGCCAAAGACCCTGAACGGCCTGGTCACCGAAGCGCTGGAAACCATTCCGGAAAGCGCGGTGTGCCTGAAGATCGGGCGTTATCGACTGGAAATCCTCGAGACCGAGGAGAACCGGGTGAGCAAGGTGTTGATCTGGCTGACCTCATCGGTGCCTGCTCTGATGCCTGCTCGATAAAGCTGCATTGTTTGCGCTTGTTTGATCGTTAGCCCCCTTCCTATAATCGAGGCGCTTACCCAAGCGCCGTCGATCCCTGTGCCTACCCGGCACTGCCCGGATCCTGACTGTTTCCGCTGCAAACCGACGACTGTTCCTACTCGAAACAGCGCTCGCGCCCTACCCCACATCCCTGGGTGTTCGACCATAATAATTCGCTCCACTGGAGCTCATGACTGTCAGGGATCACCGCATGACGACCCATACCGCTTACAGCGAAACCGCGCCTGCCCAGCCGACCAATTCCGCCACCCGCGTGGCCACGGCAAGCTTTATCGGCACCGCCATCGAGTTCTACGACTTCTACGTTTATGCCACCGCTGCGGCGCTGGTGATCGGGCCGGTGTTCTTTCCGCAGACCTCCGGCACGGCGCAGATGCTTTCGGCGTTTCTCACTTTCGGCATTGCCTTCCTCGCCCGACCACTGGGTTCGGCACTGTTTGGCCACTTCGGCGACCGCATCGGGCGCAAGTCGACGCTGGTCGCCTCGCTGCTGTTGATGGGCGTGTGCACCACCTTGATTGGCGTGTTGCCGGGCTACGACAGCATTGGGGCCTGGGCGCCGATTCTCCTGTGCGTGCTGCGTTTCGGTCAGGGCCTGGGCCTTGGCGGCGAATGGGGCGGCGCAGCGCTGCTGGCTACGGAAAACGCGCCGAAGGGCAAACGCGCCTGGTTCGGCATGTTCCCGCAGCTCGGCCCATCGATTGGTTTTCTTGCGGCCAACGGTCTGTTCCTGACCCTGGCGATGACGCTGGATGATGAACAGTTCCGCAGCTGGGGCTGGCGCATTCCGTTTCTGCTCAGCGCGGCGCTGGTGATGGTCGGCCTGTATGTGCGCCTCAAGCTGCATGAAACGCCAGTGTTCGCCAATGCGATCGCCCGTCAGGAGCGAGTGAAAGTGCCGCTGGTGGAGTTGTTCAGCCAATACTGGGCACCGACCCTGCTCGGTGCGGCGGCAATGGTCGTCTGCTAT
Coding sequences within:
- a CDS encoding MFS transporter, whose amino-acid sequence is MTTHTAYSETAPAQPTNSATRVATASFIGTAIEFYDFYVYATAAALVIGPVFFPQTSGTAQMLSAFLTFGIAFLARPLGSALFGHFGDRIGRKSTLVASLLLMGVCTTLIGVLPGYDSIGAWAPILLCVLRFGQGLGLGGEWGGAALLATENAPKGKRAWFGMFPQLGPSIGFLAANGLFLTLAMTLDDEQFRSWGWRIPFLLSAALVMVGLYVRLKLHETPVFANAIARQERVKVPLVELFSQYWAPTLLGAAAMVVCYALFYISTVFSLSYGVSTLGYSRETFLGLLCCAVLFMAAATPLSAWASDRYGRKPVLIIGGVLAILSGFLMEPLLTQGSTWGVALFLCIELFLMGVTFAPMGALLPELFPTHVRYTGASAAYNLGGIVGASAAPFFAQKLVAMGGLSYVGGYVSAAAVLSLIAVLCLKETRNNDLNQVA
- a CDS encoding CNNM domain-containing protein, translating into MDGLPIGPMLAVFVLLILWSGLFTAVEIAQQHLLAQRIASRASDKPLAKLSFPLDSLILCNTLCRALAVIIATLLAIFLCEENGPWAACLGAGAILLVFADYFPRTVARRYPDAVLAFGNALLVVPMKIVYPFAWLFSRVSALLLTPFTRKAQVVQQSEDELPADHDDDHEHPVRAHPVSGIHALDNITVNDILVPRSDVDGINLDDSIEEIIEQLRENKRTRLPVFHSDINQVEAVLNTRQIGHLLSYGGLTREALLAASYEPYFVPESTPLQLQLLNFHKQQRRLGMVVDEYGEVLGIVTLEDILEEIVGEFESEHSLDNPHIHPQADGRMLIDGAASIRDLNKCLGWHLPSDGPKTLNGLVTEALETIPESAVCLKIGRYRLEILETEENRVSKVLIWLTSSVPALMPAR
- a CDS encoding cytochrome C assembly family protein — protein: MLPLSPSLLTTLAAALLYAAATVYQSTRLATGAKANKRLLVSLGVFAVLAHGASLLTHLLTPIGLGLDFFSASSLIAAAVIALTLLACSRIPVENLLVLLFPLGAITVLLAQFAPTGTVQIIDEEPGILAHILLSILAYGMFTIAVFQALLLLVQDHQLKHKHPSGLIKNFPPLQTMESLLFGFLWAGWTLLSLSLISGWLFVENLFAQHLVHKTLLACLAWIVFSVLLWGRNRLGWRGHKAIRWTLAGFCLLMLAYFGSKLVREYILHI